A portion of the Halalkalicoccus subterraneus genome contains these proteins:
- a CDS encoding maleate cis-trans isomerase family protein, translating into MSGWHRLGAVIPSSNTAVEREFPKYVPEEVSVHTSRMPLESVTADALDSMSDRVVECAELLSHADVEAVAYACTTGSLLHGPGFDRELEEELSAAVGGPAVATALSVDRALETLDAKRIAVRTPYNEELNAREREYLEAAGYEVVSISGLGIEDNTEIGALTPKNAAEQVETVDSSDVDVVFVSCTNYPTLSAVESMEDALGVPVITSNGATLLDLCRAAGFECEGPGALFR; encoded by the coding sequence ATGAGCGGGTGGCACCGCCTCGGAGCGGTGATTCCCTCCTCGAACACCGCCGTCGAGCGGGAGTTCCCGAAATACGTCCCCGAGGAAGTGTCGGTTCATACCAGTAGAATGCCGCTGGAATCGGTCACCGCGGACGCCCTCGACTCGATGAGCGATCGGGTCGTCGAGTGTGCCGAACTCCTCTCGCACGCCGACGTCGAGGCGGTCGCCTACGCCTGCACGACCGGGAGCCTGCTGCACGGCCCCGGGTTCGATCGCGAACTGGAGGAGGAACTCTCGGCGGCGGTCGGCGGGCCGGCGGTCGCGACGGCGCTATCGGTCGACAGGGCACTTGAGACCCTCGACGCGAAACGGATCGCCGTCCGGACGCCCTACAACGAGGAGCTGAACGCCCGCGAGCGGGAATATCTGGAGGCCGCGGGCTACGAGGTGGTCTCGATCTCGGGGCTCGGGATCGAGGACAACACGGAGATCGGGGCACTCACACCGAAGAACGCCGCCGAGCAGGTCGAAACGGTCGATTCGAGCGATGTCGACGTCGTCTTCGTCTCGTGTACGAACTACCCCACGCTGTCGGCGGTCGAGTCGATGGAGGACGCGCTGGGGGTGCCAGTAATAACGAGCAACGGGGCGACGCTGTTGGACCTCTGTCGGG
- a CDS encoding hydantoinase B/oxoprolinase family protein, producing MDAITLEILRNQLESIAEEMGQVLITGAYSPNIKERRDCSTALFDREGRMVAQAEHIPVHLGAMPEAVETVREKDPRPGDVFVLNDPFSGGTHLPDITMVSPLTVRDEIVGYAVSRAHHADVGGSTPGSMPAGAREIYEEGLRLPAVRLQRAGETNEDVMELLLANVRNAGERRADLRAQLAANDRAEDRLNDLFAEHGEAVVREGFDAVIDYSRKRIEAEIADLPDGTYEATDLLEGDGITEEDIEIAATVIVEDESIDVDFSGTAEQVPGNVNAPLAVAKSAVYFVVRCVTDPEIPPNHGCYAPVSVRAPEGSLLNPRPPAAVVGGNVETSQRVTDTVFLALATAAPDRVPAQGQGTMNNLTVGGRDGEFAYYETIGGGFGARATKDGMDGVQVGMTNTLNTPIESLETEYPLRVEEYSLREGSGGRGRHRGGLGLVRSVRVEESATVSLLTERRRRGPRGLAGGEDGTPGENLISGESVPAKTTRDVPAGALITVKTPGGGGHGDPDERDPELAERDRENGVAE from the coding sequence ATGGACGCGATCACACTGGAGATACTCAGAAACCAACTCGAAAGCATCGCCGAGGAGATGGGACAGGTCCTCATTACGGGGGCGTACTCCCCGAACATCAAGGAACGCCGGGATTGCTCGACCGCGCTGTTCGACCGGGAGGGACGCATGGTCGCGCAGGCCGAGCACATTCCAGTTCACTTGGGCGCGATGCCCGAGGCCGTCGAGACGGTCCGGGAGAAGGACCCACGTCCGGGCGACGTCTTCGTCCTGAACGACCCCTTTTCTGGAGGGACGCACCTGCCCGACATCACGATGGTCTCGCCGCTGACGGTACGAGATGAGATCGTCGGCTACGCCGTTTCGAGGGCCCATCACGCCGACGTCGGCGGCTCGACCCCGGGAAGCATGCCCGCGGGGGCCCGCGAGATCTACGAGGAGGGACTGCGACTACCGGCGGTTCGCCTCCAGCGGGCGGGCGAGACGAACGAGGACGTGATGGAGCTCCTGCTCGCGAACGTCCGGAACGCGGGCGAGCGCCGCGCGGATCTGCGCGCCCAGCTCGCGGCGAACGACCGCGCCGAAGACAGGTTGAACGACCTCTTTGCCGAACACGGCGAGGCGGTAGTCAGGGAGGGGTTCGACGCCGTGATCGACTATTCGCGCAAGCGAATCGAGGCGGAGATCGCCGACCTCCCCGACGGGACCTACGAGGCGACCGACCTGCTGGAGGGCGACGGGATCACCGAGGAGGACATCGAGATTGCGGCGACGGTCATAGTAGAAGACGAGTCGATCGACGTGGATTTCTCGGGGACCGCAGAGCAGGTCCCGGGCAACGTCAACGCCCCGCTGGCGGTGGCCAAGAGTGCGGTCTACTTCGTCGTGCGCTGTGTCACGGACCCCGAGATCCCACCGAATCACGGCTGTTACGCGCCCGTCTCGGTGCGTGCACCCGAGGGATCGCTGCTGAACCCGCGACCGCCCGCGGCGGTAGTGGGAGGAAACGTCGAGACGAGCCAGCGGGTCACCGACACCGTCTTCCTCGCGCTCGCGACGGCCGCACCCGACCGGGTGCCCGCCCAGGGCCAAGGGACGATGAACAACCTGACCGTCGGCGGGAGGGATGGAGAATTCGCCTACTACGAGACGATCGGCGGCGGGTTCGGCGCCAGGGCAACGAAGGACGGCATGGACGGCGTGCAGGTGGGCATGACCAACACGCTCAACACGCCCATCGAGTCCCTCGAAACCGAGTACCCGCTGCGCGTCGAGGAGTACTCGCTTCGCGAGGGGAGCGGCGGACGCGGGCGCCACCGGGGCGGACTGGGGCTCGTCCGTTCGGTCCGCGTCGAGGAAAGCGCGACCGTCTCGCTGCTGACCGAGCGGCGGCGCCGCGGCCCCCGCGGGCTCGCCGGCGGCGAGGACGGGACGCCGGGTGAGAACCTGATCTCAGGGGAGTCGGTCCCCGCGAAGACGACCCGTGACGTCCCCGCCGGGGCGCTGATCACCGTGAAAACGCCCGGCGGCGGCGGTCATGGTGACCCCGACGAGCGCGATCCCGAACTGGCCGAGCGCGACCGCGAGAACGGGGTGGCCGAATGA
- a CDS encoding hydantoinase/oxoprolinase family protein: MTETHIGVDVGGTFTDVALYTENGLTTAKVPSTADQSVGVMAAIEKACEDARIAPEEVDAFSHAMTVSVNALLERNGAKTALVTTDGFRDVLEIGRQARPDLYDLDAEKPAPLVPRKRRYELDERATPEGIEEPVDEGDVRELANRIDDGVESVAVCLLHAYAHDDNERRVAEVLREELDVPVSTSSEVLAEFREFERTSTTAVDAYVRPAIDSYVGRLAERAAEAGVPVPRIMQSNGGTAEAETVREHAVTTTLSGPAAGVVGAGATVENEAGLVTFDMGGTSSDVSLVRDGEIERTTDAEIDGIPIGTPMVDVNTVGAGGGSIAWVDSGGALRVGPRSAGAEPGPACYGKGGERATVTDANVVLGYIGPETALGGEMTLDVEAAENVLADLAERAGLDGPLEAARGVYRVANANMARAVRSVTVERGYDPRGFGLVAFGGAGPMHAVSLADSLDIDRVVVPRPAGVLSAFGLLAADEKHDAVRTYRAPLKEADAAGVESVCSELEERVRGETATGEPAVERAADLRYVGQSFEITVPLSEFDPAELEERFHAAHNRTYGYRMDEAVELVNLRATATVPREAPQIAYEGVGDPVVGEREAYFPETGRREATVYDRDRLAPGERVVGPAVLEQAESTTVLPPEWVGTVDSSGALTARRQD, encoded by the coding sequence ATGACCGAAACACACATCGGGGTCGACGTCGGCGGCACGTTCACTGACGTGGCGTTGTACACTGAAAACGGCCTCACGACGGCGAAGGTACCGAGTACGGCGGATCAGAGCGTCGGCGTGATGGCCGCCATCGAGAAGGCCTGCGAGGACGCGAGGATCGCTCCCGAGGAGGTCGACGCCTTCAGCCACGCGATGACCGTCTCGGTCAACGCGCTGCTCGAACGGAACGGTGCAAAGACGGCGCTCGTGACGACCGACGGGTTCCGTGACGTCCTCGAAATCGGCCGGCAGGCCCGGCCTGACCTCTACGACCTGGACGCCGAGAAACCTGCGCCGCTGGTCCCCCGGAAACGCCGGTACGAACTCGACGAGCGCGCCACCCCCGAGGGGATCGAGGAGCCGGTCGACGAGGGGGACGTACGGGAACTCGCCAACCGGATCGATGACGGGGTCGAGAGCGTCGCGGTCTGCCTGTTGCACGCCTACGCCCACGACGACAACGAGCGCCGGGTCGCGGAGGTACTGCGCGAGGAGCTCGACGTTCCGGTCTCGACCTCGAGCGAGGTGCTCGCCGAGTTCCGGGAGTTCGAGCGGACGTCGACGACGGCAGTCGACGCCTACGTGAGGCCCGCGATCGACTCCTACGTCGGGCGACTCGCGGAGCGCGCCGCGGAGGCGGGCGTTCCCGTTCCGCGGATCATGCAGTCCAACGGCGGGACCGCCGAGGCAGAAACGGTACGAGAGCACGCCGTCACGACGACCCTCTCGGGGCCGGCGGCGGGCGTCGTCGGCGCGGGGGCCACCGTCGAAAACGAGGCGGGGCTGGTTACCTTCGACATGGGCGGGACCTCGAGCGACGTGAGTCTCGTTCGCGACGGCGAGATCGAGCGCACGACCGACGCGGAGATCGACGGCATCCCCATCGGGACCCCGATGGTCGACGTGAACACCGTCGGCGCCGGCGGCGGCTCGATCGCCTGGGTCGATTCGGGAGGAGCGCTCCGGGTCGGCCCCCGCTCGGCGGGCGCCGAGCCCGGCCCCGCCTGCTACGGCAAGGGCGGCGAACGCGCGACCGTCACCGACGCGAACGTCGTGCTCGGCTACATCGGCCCGGAGACGGCGCTCGGCGGCGAGATGACCCTCGACGTCGAGGCTGCCGAGAACGTTCTCGCGGACCTGGCCGAGAGGGCCGGGCTGGACGGTCCCCTCGAAGCCGCACGCGGCGTTTATCGAGTGGCGAACGCGAACATGGCCCGCGCGGTGCGGTCGGTGACGGTCGAGCGGGGCTACGATCCCCGCGGGTTCGGGCTCGTCGCCTTCGGCGGCGCGGGCCCGATGCACGCCGTCTCGCTCGCCGACTCGCTCGACATCGATCGGGTGGTCGTCCCGCGGCCCGCGGGCGTGCTCTCCGCGTTCGGCCTGCTCGCGGCCGACGAGAAACACGACGCCGTCAGGACCTACCGCGCTCCACTGAAAGAGGCCGACGCGGCGGGGGTCGAGTCGGTGTGTTCGGAACTCGAGGAGCGAGTCCGCGGGGAGACCGCCACCGGCGAGCCCGCGGTCGAGCGGGCGGCCGACCTGCGATACGTCGGCCAGAGCTTCGAGATCACCGTCCCCCTCAGCGAGTTCGACCCCGCGGAACTCGAAGAGCGGTTCCACGCGGCTCATAACCGGACCTATGGCTATCGGATGGACGAGGCCGTCGAACTCGTCAACCTCCGAGCGACAGCGACGGTACCCCGCGAGGCACCGCAGATCGCCTACGAGGGCGTGGGCGACCCCGTCGTCGGCGAGCGCGAGGCGTACTTCCCGGAGACCGGCCGCCGGGAGGCGACGGTCTACGACCGGGATCGCCTCGCGCCCGGCGAGCGGGTCGTGGGGCCCGCAGTGCTGGAACAGGCCGAAAGCACGACCGTCCTGCCCCCCGAATGGGTCGGGACGGTCGATTCGTCGGGAGCGCTCACCGCACGGAGGCAGGACTGA
- a CDS encoding Nramp family divalent metal transporter has protein sequence MTLRNRLKSIGPGAIIAAAFVGPGTVTTASVIGAQYAYVLVWTIAFSVIATIVLQEMSARLGLVSRAGLGEALRGEFDSPTAKAASVVLVVSAIGIGTAAFQTGNIVGGAAGLATITGVSESVWGPLIGLVAAALLWTGNYELIERTFVALVIVMGLAFVANAIMVRPDLGALARGFVPAAPEGSAYLIAGLIGTTVVGYNLFLHASTVQERWGGPDDLAECRTDTIASILFGGAITLSIVITAAAVFPAGTEIGDVGAMANQLEPVFGGFALTFFAIGLFAAGFTSAMSAPLAGAYATAGALGWDVDLKSARFRAIWLTILGVGTVFSGLGYDPVQVIVFAQVANGILLPVLAVFLIYAMNNDALLGEHTNTRIQNALGAVVTLVVIGIGLQTLRDNLPAFVEFLRGALGA, from the coding sequence ATGACATTGAGGAACCGGCTGAAATCGATCGGCCCCGGGGCGATCATCGCGGCGGCGTTCGTCGGCCCCGGAACGGTAACGACTGCGAGCGTCATCGGGGCTCAGTACGCCTACGTGCTCGTCTGGACGATCGCCTTCTCGGTTATCGCAACGATCGTCCTCCAGGAGATGAGCGCCCGGCTGGGACTCGTCTCTCGGGCGGGGCTGGGCGAGGCGCTCAGGGGGGAGTTCGACAGCCCTACCGCGAAGGCCGCGAGCGTCGTGCTCGTCGTGAGCGCGATCGGGATCGGCACCGCGGCCTTTCAAACTGGTAACATCGTCGGCGGCGCGGCCGGGCTGGCGACGATCACCGGCGTTAGCGAGAGCGTCTGGGGACCACTGATCGGGCTGGTCGCGGCGGCGCTGCTCTGGACGGGTAACTACGAACTGATCGAACGGACCTTCGTCGCGCTGGTGATCGTGATGGGCCTCGCCTTCGTCGCGAACGCGATCATGGTGCGGCCCGACCTCGGCGCGCTGGCTCGCGGGTTCGTCCCCGCAGCCCCCGAAGGCTCGGCCTACCTGATCGCCGGACTGATCGGGACGACCGTCGTGGGTTACAACCTCTTCCTGCACGCGAGTACGGTCCAGGAGCGCTGGGGTGGGCCGGACGACCTCGCAGAATGTCGCACCGACACGATCGCCTCGATCCTCTTCGGCGGCGCGATCACCCTCTCTATAGTTATCACCGCTGCGGCCGTGTTCCCCGCCGGCACCGAGATCGGCGACGTCGGGGCAATGGCCAACCAGCTCGAACCCGTCTTCGGCGGGTTCGCACTGACCTTCTTCGCGATCGGGCTGTTCGCCGCCGGCTTTACGAGCGCCATGAGCGCGCCGCTTGCGGGGGCCTATGCGACCGCGGGGGCGCTCGGCTGGGACGTCGACCTGAAATCCGCTCGGTTTCGTGCGATCTGGCTCACGATCCTCGGCGTCGGGACGGTGTTCTCGGGGCTGGGCTACGACCCCGTCCAGGTGATCGTCTTCGCGCAGGTCGCGAACGGGATTTTGCTCCCCGTTCTCGCCGTCTTCCTCATCTACGCGATGAACAACGACGCGTTGCTCGGCGAGCACACCAACACCCGAATACAGAACGCGCTGGGAGCCGTGGTGACGCTCGTCGTGATCGGCATCGGACTCCAGACGCTGCGGGACAACCTACCAGCGTTCGTCGAGTTCCTGCGGGGCGCACTCGGAGCGTGA
- a CDS encoding ribbon-helix-helix domain-containing protein: MTDRVTVSLDEDSRTALDSLLSETGEGQSTVVRRALTFYAANLEAAETDVSADLQQYHRLLSTGEHVLFDVDFLHCFLDHVYREGEPDPEFQAAADRVADFHAAEYAERFADLGEVLEWLSLCGFLTVRGVENDTYHVVFPSEPTKEFMLRFVERSTADLPFEVDIEEGVAKALLTQRKVNE; the protein is encoded by the coding sequence ATGACCGACCGCGTGACGGTATCGCTCGACGAGGACTCACGAACCGCCCTCGACAGCCTGCTTTCGGAGACCGGCGAGGGCCAAAGCACCGTGGTTCGCCGGGCGCTCACCTTCTACGCCGCGAACCTCGAGGCCGCAGAGACCGACGTGAGCGCCGATCTCCAGCAGTACCACCGCCTGCTCTCGACGGGCGAGCACGTCCTGTTCGACGTGGATTTCCTGCACTGTTTTCTCGATCACGTCTACCGCGAGGGCGAGCCCGATCCCGAGTTCCAAGCCGCGGCCGACCGCGTAGCCGACTTCCACGCCGCCGAGTACGCCGAACGCTTTGCCGATCTGGGCGAGGTCCTCGAATGGCTCTCGCTGTGTGGCTTTCTGACCGTCCGTGGGGTCGAAAACGACACCTACCACGTCGTCTTCCCCTCCGAACCGACCAAGGAGTTCATGCTCCGGTTCGTCGAGCGCTCGACGGCCGACCTGCCCTTCGAGGTCGACATCGAGGAGGGAGTCGCAAAGGCGCTGCTCACCCAGCGAAAAGTGAACGAATGA
- a CDS encoding redox-regulated ATPase YchF, with protein sequence MLTLALAGKPNAGKSTVYSAATRAEVDMANYPFTTIDPNRGVSYVRTDCPCLAREERCDTENCRDGKRYVPVELIDVAGLVPGAHEGRGLGNQFLDALTNADAIITVVDASGGTNAEGEPVDIGTYDPVEEIDFIEEEMDRWLAGIVERNWEGVERQSRSPGFDIDEAVSDVLTGFGASEADVAVVLRELDYPENPREWTDEDRRDLARLVRARTKPILIATNKADIAPAGNIERLREAGEERGRHVIPTTAEGELALRKGAEAGLIEYDPGDPDFEVLGELSGAQQGKLEELGETMAEYGGTGVQAALDGAVYDLLDRFTAYPVQNETRWTDGQGNVLPDAFLLPRGSTPKDLAYAVHSDIGEGYLHAVDARSDRRIGESHELSEGDVIKIVSTAT encoded by the coding sequence ATGCTCACGCTCGCGCTCGCCGGCAAGCCGAACGCCGGCAAGTCAACCGTCTACAGCGCCGCGACCCGTGCCGAGGTCGACATGGCGAACTACCCCTTTACGACGATCGACCCGAACCGGGGAGTGAGCTACGTCCGCACCGACTGCCCGTGTCTCGCCCGCGAGGAACGTTGTGACACCGAGAACTGCCGGGACGGGAAACGCTACGTTCCGGTCGAACTGATCGACGTCGCGGGCCTCGTTCCGGGCGCCCACGAGGGCCGCGGGCTCGGGAACCAGTTTCTGGACGCGCTGACGAACGCCGACGCGATCATCACCGTCGTGGACGCCTCCGGCGGCACGAATGCCGAGGGAGAGCCCGTCGATATCGGCACGTACGACCCCGTCGAGGAGATCGACTTCATCGAGGAGGAGATGGATCGCTGGCTCGCGGGGATCGTCGAGCGAAACTGGGAGGGCGTCGAGCGCCAGTCGCGCTCGCCCGGTTTCGACATCGACGAGGCGGTTTCCGACGTTCTCACGGGCTTCGGCGCGAGCGAGGCCGACGTCGCCGTCGTGTTGCGCGAACTCGACTATCCCGAGAACCCCCGCGAGTGGACCGACGAGGACAGACGGGATCTCGCCCGACTGGTTCGCGCCCGGACGAAACCCATTCTGATCGCCACGAACAAGGCCGACATCGCGCCCGCCGGGAACATCGAGCGACTTCGGGAGGCCGGCGAGGAGAGGGGCCGACACGTGATTCCGACCACCGCCGAGGGCGAACTCGCCCTGCGGAAGGGTGCGGAGGCGGGACTGATCGAGTACGATCCGGGCGACCCGGACTTCGAGGTACTCGGCGAGCTCAGCGGGGCCCAGCAGGGGAAACTGGAGGAGCTCGGAGAAACGATGGCCGAGTACGGCGGCACCGGCGTGCAGGCGGCGCTCGACGGCGCAGTATACGACCTGCTCGACCGATTCACGGCCTATCCGGTCCAGAACGAGACGCGCTGGACCGACGGCCAGGGCAACGTCCTCCCCGACGCCTTCCTGCTTCCCCGTGGATCGACGCCGAAGGATCTGGCCTACGCCGTCCACTCGGACATCGGCGAGGGCTACCTCCACGCCGTCGACGCCCGCTCGGACCGTCGAATCGGGGAGAGTCACGAGCTCTCGGAGGGCGACGTGATCAAGATCGTGAGCACGGCCACGTAG
- a CDS encoding Na+/H+ antiporter NhaC family protein: MTTGSEFGALSLVPPLIAIALAIITRRALLSLFIGIWSGGIIYSGSLGIVQTFDWIVSAIGEDVFHAQIIVFVSLLGAGIALIWRMGGSLAVANYATSRLDSHRKVGIATWLLGLVWFFDDYANTAIVGSSMKDIADETNMSREKLAYLLDSTAAPVATFGISSWVAYQISMIQTGYEAAGITDVAPSAFLTFLRSMPYNLYCLFALLMVGVIVLTRRDFGEMLDAEHRAQSTGKVNRDDAKPLQSMKDDLGDVETDSPMVRFFTVPILALVTVVAVGVAWSGYSPGASAIDMAESADFMGALVWGSFAMAASALVLSLVYDVLSIDEGMETVLDGFGIMLHAIAILVLAWSIGAVAGALETGAYVTEIAAGFITPTLLPIVILFAGGFISFSIGTSWGTMALVTPVAIPLAWEVSGGSSEMLAVATGAVFSGAIFGDHCSPISDTTVLSSTFAGADHIDHVRTQIYYALTTAALATIGYLLYGLTGLPQLVLIPVGIVLLVAVVYGFSELDARRKGLTAKPFVTRERDSLADADD; encoded by the coding sequence ATGACAACCGGAAGCGAATTCGGGGCGTTGTCGCTCGTACCGCCGCTGATCGCGATCGCACTGGCGATCATCACCCGGCGAGCGCTACTGTCGCTGTTCATCGGGATCTGGTCGGGTGGAATCATCTACTCGGGGAGTCTGGGGATCGTCCAGACCTTCGATTGGATCGTGAGCGCGATCGGGGAGGACGTCTTTCACGCCCAGATCATCGTCTTCGTCTCGCTATTGGGGGCGGGGATCGCGCTGATCTGGCGGATGGGCGGGTCGCTCGCGGTCGCGAACTACGCGACGAGTCGGCTCGATTCCCATCGGAAAGTCGGAATCGCGACGTGGCTGTTGGGACTGGTCTGGTTCTTCGACGATTACGCCAACACCGCGATCGTCGGCTCCTCGATGAAGGACATCGCCGACGAGACGAACATGTCCCGCGAGAAGCTCGCCTACCTGCTCGATTCGACCGCCGCGCCCGTCGCGACCTTCGGCATTTCGAGTTGGGTCGCCTACCAGATCAGCATGATCCAGACGGGCTACGAGGCCGCGGGGATCACGGACGTCGCCCCCTCCGCGTTCCTCACCTTCCTCAGGAGCATGCCGTACAACCTCTACTGCCTCTTTGCCCTGCTCATGGTCGGCGTGATCGTCCTCACCCGGCGTGACTTCGGCGAGATGCTCGACGCCGAACACCGCGCCCAGAGCACGGGGAAGGTGAACCGCGACGACGCAAAGCCCCTTCAGAGCATGAAGGACGACCTGGGCGACGTCGAAACCGACTCGCCGATGGTCCGGTTCTTCACGGTGCCGATCCTCGCGCTGGTGACAGTCGTCGCCGTCGGCGTGGCCTGGAGCGGCTACTCGCCCGGCGCGTCGGCCATCGACATGGCCGAGAGCGCGGACTTCATGGGCGCGCTCGTCTGGGGTTCCTTTGCGATGGCCGCGAGCGCGCTCGTGCTCTCGTTGGTGTATGACGTCCTCTCGATCGACGAGGGGATGGAGACGGTGCTCGACGGGTTCGGCATCATGCTGCACGCCATCGCGATTCTCGTGTTGGCATGGTCGATCGGGGCCGTCGCCGGGGCGCTCGAAACCGGCGCGTACGTGACCGAGATCGCCGCGGGATTCATCACGCCGACGCTGCTACCGATCGTGATCCTCTTCGCCGGGGGCTTCATCTCGTTTTCGATCGGCACCTCGTGGGGGACGATGGCGCTCGTAACGCCGGTGGCGATCCCGCTCGCATGGGAGGTCTCCGGGGGTTCCTCGGAGATGCTTGCGGTCGCGACCGGTGCGGTCTTCTCAGGGGCGATCTTCGGCGATCACTGCTCGCCGATCTCCGACACCACCGTGCTGTCCTCGACGTTCGCCGGGGCGGACCACATCGACCACGTCCGCACCCAGATCTACTACGCGCTGACCACTGCCGCCCTTGCCACGATCGGCTATCTGCTCTACGGGCTGACCGGCCTGCCGCAGTTGGTCCTCATCCCCGTCGGGATCGTGCTGCTGGTCGCGGTCGTCTACGGGTTCTCGGAACTCGACGCGCGCCGGAAGGGCCTGACGGCCAAACCGTTCGTCACGCGAGAGCGCGACTCGTTGGCCGACGCCGACGACTGA